In one window of Chryseobacterium phocaeense DNA:
- a CDS encoding tetratricopeptide repeat protein, with amino-acid sequence MKLILKIIPVMVLLFSVLVSGQKTSLDSLMKKARLEIYDNPERAIIIGKDLLKKNHDIHDQIKIYQLLSTAHIAKRDFDRSLQYLLKAKETAEKTNDLKIRTSILISAAIQYQQMELFSKSLETLNEADRLLIKLPDDLPEKHIETARSFAIRGMIYKSQSNPEIALKKFLISIQNFEKIQHKQTTYSNMSVVYYNIGYCYLNLNQFEKAHHAFLQSMEYARRNKAKSLEAFALKGMSEMYKQKKENEKALQLLINAEDLSKNTGDLILNEGIYKEMSENYLALGKPALYQNYSKKYFEMRFRREQNELSSINHSINNHNKETLKKSSEMKTRYRYLRGIITGFCILFISLLLYLIFKTRKQNLRYRKEIQELIKL; translated from the coding sequence ATGAAATTGATCTTAAAAATAATTCCGGTGATGGTTCTTTTGTTCAGCGTGTTAGTTTCAGGACAGAAAACTTCGCTGGATTCCCTGATGAAAAAAGCACGCCTCGAAATTTATGATAACCCGGAACGTGCCATCATAATCGGGAAAGATCTTCTGAAAAAAAATCACGATATCCATGATCAAATCAAAATCTACCAGCTTCTGTCTACTGCCCATATTGCAAAAAGGGATTTTGACCGGTCATTGCAGTATCTTTTAAAAGCAAAGGAAACTGCGGAAAAGACCAATGATCTGAAAATCCGCACCAGCATCCTGATCTCGGCGGCTATCCAATACCAGCAGATGGAATTGTTCAGCAAAAGCCTGGAAACCCTTAACGAAGCAGACCGTCTTTTGATAAAACTTCCTGACGATCTGCCTGAAAAGCACATTGAAACCGCCAGGAGCTTTGCCATCCGCGGTATGATTTATAAAAGTCAATCGAATCCTGAAATTGCCCTCAAAAAATTCCTGATCTCTATTCAGAATTTTGAAAAAATACAGCATAAGCAGACCACCTATTCGAATATGAGTGTGGTGTATTACAATATCGGCTACTGTTATCTTAACCTTAATCAATTTGAAAAAGCGCATCACGCCTTTCTTCAGTCTATGGAATATGCACGCAGGAATAAAGCAAAAAGTCTGGAAGCATTTGCATTGAAAGGTATGTCCGAGATGTACAAACAGAAAAAAGAGAATGAAAAAGCTTTACAATTACTCATCAATGCTGAAGATCTGAGCAAAAATACCGGCGACCTGATTCTCAATGAAGGAATTTATAAGGAAATGTCCGAAAACTATCTGGCACTGGGAAAACCTGCTTTATACCAGAACTACAGCAAGAAATATTTTGAAATGCGTTTCCGGCGGGAGCAGAATGAATTAAGTTCGATTAACCATTCCATTAACAATCATAATAAAGAAACCTTAAAAAAAAGCAGCGAAATGAAAACCCGTTACCGCTATCTGAGAGGAATTATTACAGGTTTCTGCATATTATTCATTTCCTTATTGCTTTATTTGATTTTCAAAACAAGGAAGCAGAATTTGAGGTACAGGAAAGAGATACAGGAGTTGATTAAGTTATGA
- a CDS encoding bacteriocin-like protein, translated as MKKLSRTDLKTIKGSNGGIGCSADLKCPPFHICCNQICLNTRELLHLPTCD; from the coding sequence ATGAAAAAATTATCAAGAACAGATCTTAAAACGATCAAAGGAAGCAACGGAGGTATTGGATGCTCGGCTGATCTGAAGTGTCCGCCTTTTCACATCTGCTGTAATCAGATTTGCCTGAACACAAGGGAACTCCTGCATTTACCCACCTGCGACTAA